From a region of the Alnus glutinosa chromosome 1, dhAlnGlut1.1, whole genome shotgun sequence genome:
- the LOC133858809 gene encoding uncharacterized protein LOC133858809, protein MGISGSKRVRNSLSSSPEFDSACDSAYSHCLSLTQHAFAGVFPYQLAAASDHLHRTLSTIRPHPLVLKWLPSPPTGAQVDSAFRAVTHRRPTRDDPSVIGPAQFREWAVELFSHAVVFNASKAVLCRVPIGIAGIAGIGAVTRSGKNLVGTAIGVYALGVATSVYLSLSG, encoded by the coding sequence atgggCATATCAGGCTCAAAGCGAGTGAGGAACTCGCTCTCCAGCTCACCCGAGTTCGACTCAGCGTGCGACTCAGCCTACTCGCACTGTCTCTCCTTGACGCAGCACGCATTCGCAGGCGTCTTCCCCTACCAACTCGCCGCCGCCTCCGACCACCTCCACCGCACGCTCTCCACCATCCGCCCCCACCCTCTCGTCCTCAAGTGGCTCCCCTCTCCCCCCACCGGGGCCCAGGTCGACTCGGCCTTCCGGGCCGTCACTCACCGCCGGCCCACCAGAGACGACCCCTCTGTTATTGGGCCGGCCCAGTTCAGGGAGTGGGCCGTCGAGCTGTTCTCGCACGCCGTTGTGTTCAACGCTAGCAAAGCCGTTCTGTGCCGTGTCCCGATCGGAATCGCTGGGATCGCTGGAATCGGAGCCGTGACTCGGTCCGGAAAGAACCTGGTTGGGACCGCGATTGGGGTTTACGCGCTTGGCGTCGCCACTTCTGTTTATCTTAGTTTGTCAGgctag